One Drosophila virilis strain 15010-1051.87 chromosome 5, Dvir_AGI_RSII-ME, whole genome shotgun sequence DNA window includes the following coding sequences:
- the mars gene encoding guanylate kinase-associated protein mars, which yields MQSRVLSPHNNIEINRERQSVVRTKLSDELFQSNRIKDIGPSTSKTLNNQDLQLNNLPTTAAQNEQENALPANENSVNKITKRQGHYLQRFLGWKEWKEAEKQKKRKEEKDAQLDLNTEVEAQKKRRSLYVLDSKAEMTAPISLQLLPAKKPLDFAPMPTATKPPIACKSAVTSKSVPSAVKLLATDRNAKIKPQTVVPNGSTKPPLGAYDNQAGNLKQTAKSLQAAAEPIKKKAQKGVDPKQKPPTNLGVKKMMVGSVKNPLRSPKLSNINRGRGGAAQCKTTAKNCLSSQLSQRMKSKKPAFLNCKQKQAILTKPNLLQETCNLQTPNTSLHVVSNKHLFKAMATSTERKPNKSSDNLLENYGDITNISPVAVDNRSNGIVSVAKRQLLAPSPTLKESAVEDDMRKLTKTPARTDKHQKRRSMYEVESKAEMPVCNSTKNKKLPDIPKVTTGPISIQMPAVKKTLGNAATSSVKSKAKHIPFQVATTKKPSSPVASTAGVKSKPAAKSVKPFAIGRNLQNVEMKHQSRSLQASAEPMIKKPQIEAKPKQKPPTTLAVKQNVMGSVKNATRPQNLMTQPFELPATSRNRGAGGAAQCKTKSKNSLSSQLSTRMKSKKPALLNCKQRQAIFTKLNLLQTNCDLQNPDTSLYIVSNKHLLKAAATSTECKSNKNSDNLLETHGKITNISPVAVSIESKETVSVAERPLTGSPTLKDSQQTLPAVEDDMTMLAESPIRTQAKQSIYLSPFVTVSRGKESTRMQRDNSNNTLIQSPSEKKPETPVALRSTLSSVQYFRMQLDNEIRRLHSICAEWDSYNNQNEARLLENGAKDMIDAAIGQTKLLTSKKLMQFKSLIDRCEAGATGIGLPPNDGSEDSKPVFVEDLEGWWDMLRLQSENVDKRFDRLLRLKANDWQDPDAETVPKTKSKVGPKTKRKQTAKPSSELKSFLRKAYAAKRINQESDEICEPNLTPKRQSQHRFIVVRDRKSFSPARTVLRVSRDTDNRPSIGGNHLLKSAIMGAVEQVSRQQLTPRSEQPMSILKTPGTKKREPGARGVVFSAKKKVRRFQFTFDEVNISGDEVVIGNKMEDCEEDMTPERPSLQNGQLETSVNAATGEGDGNTSRAYSLRNRIIRLRPSSEFM from the exons ATGCAATCGAGAGTGCTAAGTCCGCACaacaatattgaaattaacCGGGAGCGTCAAAGCGTCGTGCGAACCAAGTTAAGCGACGAACTTTTTCAAAGCAATCGCATAAAAGATATCGGTCCCTCTACAtcaaaaacattaaataatCAAGATCTGCAACTGAACAACCTGCCGACGACTGCAGCACAAAACGAGCAAGAAAATGCACTCCCGGCGAATGAAAATTCTGTCAATAAGATTACAAAGCGACAAGGCCATTACTTACAACGCTTTCTCGGATGGAAGGAGTGGAAGGAGGCTGAAAAGCAGAAGAAAAGAAAGGAAGAAAAGGACGCGCAACTAGATTTAAATACTGAAGTAGAAGCGCAGAAAAAAAGACGCTCACTATATGTTTTGGATTCCAAAGCAGAAATGACGGCTCCAATATCTTTGCAATTGCTGCCCGCTAAGAAACCCTTGGATTTTGCACCTATGCCGACAGCGACAAAACCTCCTATTGCGTGTAAATCTGCGGTTACTTCAAAGTCTGTGCCAAGTGCTGTTAAGCTTCTAGCTACCGACCGGAATGCTAAAATAAAGCCTCAAACAGTTGTACCGAATGGTTCGACGAAGCCGCCACTAGGTGCATATGATAATCAAGCAGGGAATCTGAAGCAGACGGCGAAGTCTCTGCAAGCAGCCGCTGaacccataaaaaaaaaggcacaAAAAGGGGTTGACCCTAAACAAAAGCCACCGACGAACCTTGGAGTTAAAAAAATGATGGTAGGGTCCGTTAAAAACCCATTAAGGTCGCCGAAATTATCAAACATAAACAGGGGAAGAGGTGGTGCAGCCCAATGCAAAACCACAGCTAAAAATTGTCTTTCCTCGCAGCTCTCGCAACGCATGAAGTCCAAAAAGCCCGCGTTCCTAAACTGCAAGCAAAAACAAGCAATACTTACCAAACCAAACTTGCTACAAGAAACTTGTAATTTGCAAACCCCCAATACGTCACTTCATGTTGTCAGCAATAAGCATTTATTCAAGGCAATGGCGACATCTACTGAGCGCAAGCCCAATAAAAGTAGCgataatttattggagaacTACGGAGATATAACCAATATTAGTCCTGTGGCAGTTGACAATAGGTCCAATGGAATAGTGTCTGTTGCTAAACGACAATTGTTGGCGCCGTCGCCGACACTGAAGGAGTCGGCAGTAGAGG acGATATGAGAAAGTTGACGAAGACTCCGGCACGCACTGATAAGCATCAAAAACGTCGCTCAATGTATGAGGTTGAATCTAAAGCAGAGATGCCGGTTTGTAACtcaacgaaaaacaaaaaacttccAGATATTCCCAAGGTAACAACGGGTCCAATATCCATACAAATGCCGGCTGTAAAAAAAACTTTGGGTAATGCTGCTACTAGTTCAGTTAAGTCCAAAGCTAAGCACATACCTTTTCAAGTGGCCACAACGAAAAAACCTTCGTCTCCGGTTGCGTCCACAGCTGGAGTTAAATCAAAGCCTGCGGCAAAATCAGTTAAGCCTTTCGCTATTGGCAGAAATCTTCAAAATGTTGAAATGAAGCATCAATCGAGGTCACTGCAAGCATCTGCTGAACCTATGATAAAAAAGCCGCAAATAGAGGCCAAACCTAAACAAAAGCCACCAACAACCCTTGcagttaaacaaaatgtgatGGGGTCTGTTAAAAACGCAACAAGGCCGCAAAATTTGATGACACAGCCATTTGAATTACCTGCAACGAGCAGAAACAGAGGAGCAGGTGGTGCAGCCCAATGCAAAACCAAATCCAAAAACAGTCTTTCCTCACAGCTTTCGACACGCATGAAGTCCAAAAAGCCAGCGCTCCTGAACTGCAAGCAAAGACAAGCAATATTTACGAAGCTGAACCTGCTGCAAACAAACTGCGATTTGCAGAACCCCGATACGTCACTTTATATTGTCagcaataaacatttattaaaggCAGCGGCGACATCTACTGAATGCAAGTCCAATAAAAATAGCGACAATTTGTTGGAGACCCACGGAAAGATAACCAACATAAGTCCTGTGGCAGTTAGCATTGAGTCCAAAGAAACAGTGTCTGTTGCTGAGAGACCGTTGACAGGGTCCCCGACACTAAAGGATTCGCAACAGACGTTGCCGGCAGTAGAGG ATGACATGACGATGTTGGCGGAGTCCCCGATACGTACACAAGCAAAACAATCAATTTATCTAAGTCCTTTTGTGACCGTGTCACGTGGAAAAGAGAGCACTCGAATGCAGCGTGACAACTCCAACAATACTCTCATACAGAGTCCAAGTGAGAAAAAACCAGAAACGCCCGTTGCTTTGCGTAGCACACTAAGCTCAGTACAATACTTTCGAATGCAACTGGATAATGAAATTAGACGCCTCCATTCGATTTGTGCTGAGTGGGACTCATATAACAACCAAAATGAAGCACGCCTTCTGGAGAATGGGGCAAAGGACATGATAGATGCGGCTATTGGACAGACTAAGCTGCTTACCAGCAAGAAACTAATGCAGTTTAAGAGTTTAATTGATCGCTGTGAAGCGGGTGCTACAGGCATTGGTTTGCCTCCCAATGATGGCAGTGAGGATTCTAAACCTGTGTTCGTTGAAGATTTAGAGGGTTGGTGGGATATGTTGCGTTTACAGAGCGAAAATGTGGACAAACGCTTCGATCGTTTGCTGCGCCTGAAAGCCAACGATTGGCAGGATCCAGATGCGGAGACAGTGccaaaaaccaaatcaaaaGTGGGTCCTAAAACAAAACGGAAACAAACCGCTAAACCAAGTAGCgaattaaaaagctttttgcGAAAGGCTTATGCAGCCAAACGAATAAATCAGGAATCTGACGAAATCTGCGAGCCAAACCTTACTCCGAAGCGTCAGTCTCAGCATCGTTTTATTGTGGTTCGCGACCGCAAATCCTTCTCGCCGGCACGAACCGTGCTTCGTGTATCACGTGACACCGATAATCGGCCATCTATTGGTGGCAATCATTTATTGAAGTCTGCTATAATGGGCGCAGTGGAGCAAGTATCTCGTCAACAGTTGACGCCACGTTCTGAGCAGCCCATGTCCATTTTAAAAACGCCTGGAACCAAAAAACGTGAGCCTGGTGCCCGCGGTGTTGTATTTAGTGCCAAGAAAAAAGTGCGTCGTTTTCAGTTCACCTTCGACGAAGTCAATATTAGTGGAGATGAGGTTGTCATTGGAAACAAGATGGAAGACTgtgaagaggacatgaccccAGAAAGACCCTCGCTTCAaaacggtcagctagagaCTTCAGTAAATGCAGCAACTGGGGAAGGAGATGGAAATACATCAAGGGCATATTCACTTCGCAATCGTATTATTAGATTAAGACCATCATCGGAGTTTATGTAG